In a single window of the Canis lupus familiaris isolate Mischka breed German Shepherd chromosome 2, alternate assembly UU_Cfam_GSD_1.0, whole genome shotgun sequence genome:
- the PITHD1 gene encoding PITH domain-containing protein 1, which produces MSHGHSHGGGGCRCAAEREEPPEQRGLAYGLYLRIDLERLQCLNESREGSGRGVFKPWEERTDRSKFVESDADEELLFNIPFTGNVKLKGIIIMGEDDDSHPSEMRLYKNIPQMSFDDTDREPDQTFSLNRDLTGELEYATKISRFSNVYHLSIHISKNFGADTTKVLYIGLRGEWTELRRHEVTICNYEASANPADHRVHQVTPQTHFIS; this is translated from the exons atGTCGCACGGCCACAGCCACGGCGGGGGCGGCTGTCGCTGCGCCGCCGAGCGGGAGGAGCCGCCGGAACAGCGCGGCCTGGCCTACGGCCTGTACCTGCGCATCGACCTGGAGCGGCTGCAGTGCCTGAACGAGAGCCGCGAGGGCAGCGGCCGCGGCGTCTTCAAGCCGTGGGAGGAGCGGACCGACCGCTCCAAG TTTGTTGAAAGTGATGCAGATGAAGAGCTTCTGTTTAATATTCC ATTTACAGGCAATGTCAAGCTCAAAGGCATCATTATAATGGGAGAGGATGATGACTCACACCCCTCTGAGATGAGACT gTACAAAAACATTCCACAGATGTCCTTTGATGATACAGACAGGGAGCCAGATCAGACCTTTAGTCTGAATCGGGATCTTACAGGAGAATTAGAGTATGCTACAAA AATTTCTCGTTTTTCAAATGTCTATCATCTCTcaattcatatttcaaaaaactTTGGAGCTGATACCACAAAGGTCTTGTATATTGGCCTGAGAGGAGAATGGACTGAG CTTCGCCGACATGAGGTGACCATCTGCAATTACGAAGCATCAGCCAACCCAGCAGACCACAGGGTCCATCAGGTTACCCCACAGACACACTTCATTTCCTAA
- the LYPLA2 gene encoding acyl-protein thioesterase 2 — MCGNTMSVPLLTDAATVSGAERETAAVIFLHGLGDTGHSWADALSTIRLPHVKYICPHAPRIPVTLNMKMVMPSWFDLMGLSPDAPEDEAGIKKAAENIKALIEHEMKNGIPANRIVLGGFSQGGALSLYTALTCPHPLAGIVALSCWLPLHRAFPQAANGSAKDLAILQCHGELDPMVPVRFGALTAEKLRSVVTPARVQFKTYPGVMHSSCPQEMAAVKEFLEKLLPPV, encoded by the exons ATGTGTGGTAACACCATGTCTGTGCCCCTGCTCACCGATGCTGCCACCGTGTCTGGAGCTGAGCGGGAAACGGCCGCG GTTATTTTTTTACATGGACTTGGAGACACAGG GCACAGCTGGGCTGACGCCCTCTCCACCATCCGGCTCCCTCACGTCAAGTACATCTGTCCCCATGC ACCCCGGATCCCTGTGACTCTCAACATGAAGATGGTGATGCCCTCCTG GTTTGACCTGATGGGGCTAAGTCCAGATGCCCCAGAGGACGAGGCTGGCATCAAGAAGGCAGCAGAGAACA TCAAGGCCTTGATCGAGCATGAGATGAAGAATGGGATCCCTGCCAACCGAATTGTCCTGGGAGGCTTTTCAcag GGTGGGGCCCTGTCCCTCTACACGGCCCTTACCTGTCCCCACCCTCTGGCTGGCATCGTGGCATTGAGCTGTTGGCTGCCTCTGCACCGGGCCTTCCCCCAG GCAGCCAATGGCAGCGCCAAGGACCTGGCCATCCTTCAGTGCCATGGGGAGCTGGACCCCATGGTTCCAGTACGGTTTGGGGCCCTGACGGCTGAGAAGCTCCGGTCCGTTGTCACACCTGCCAGGGTCCAGTTCAAGACTTACCCAGGTGTCATGCACAGCTCCTGTCCTCAG GAGATGGCAGCGGTGAAGGAGTTTCTTGAGAAGCTGCTGCCTCCTGTCTAA